CATCACGCTCCACGAGAATAACAGCGTGAATATCCAGCACATTACCCTTATCCGTAAAGCTCTCAATCTCCACGGTCATCTGATACGGTAATTCATCACCCAACTGACGAGTTACTTTCTCGCGCACGATTTCTGAGGCGAGGAAACGTGAGCTCTTATCGGTGATCTGGTCATCTTCGAAGAAGTGCGGGCTCTCTGGGATATGCTTCTCAATAGCCGTCAGAAGGGACTCTACTTGAGTGCCCTGAAGGGCCGAAATCGGCACGATGTCAGCGAATTCACCCTTGGTCTGAAGCTCCTCAATATACGGAAATACTTCATTCTTATTCTCTAAACGCTCAACCTTGTTGATGGCAACCACCACAGGTGTCTTAGTACGTTGCACTAACTTCAACACGGCCTCATCGTCTTCAGTCCAGCGCAGACGGTCAATCACAAAGATAATGGCGTCGACATCACGAAGAGAGTCTGTCGCCTCTTTATTCATGTAATCGTTCAGTGCACGGCCCTTACTATTGTGTAATCCCGGCGTATCAACAAAGACATACTGCGTATCGGCTTCCGTATGAATACCCAACATACGGTGACGAGTGGTTTGTGGCTTACGGGAAGTAATGGCCAACTTTTGGCCTAAAATACGATTAAGCAGGGTTGATTTGCCCACGTTTGGACGCCCTACAATGGCGATAAATCCGCAGCGACTTTGATTCTCTGACATTACTTTTGCCTCAATAATTGCAGCGCCTTCGCGGCAGCTGCCTGTTCTGCTTTACGACGAGAGGTTCCCTCGCCAAAAACTTCACTTAATAGATTGGGAATATCACAACGGACTTTGAAAGTCTGGTTATGGTCTGCACCGTCAATAGATTCCACCTGATAGACCGGCAGTGCTACCTGCTTCTTTTGCACTGCTTCTTGAAGTTCCGTCTTGGCATCTTTCTTTGGCTTACCCACTTTAAGCGTGGCTAAACGGCTCTCATACCAGCGTAGGACGCTCGCCTGGGCAGTTGCCATGTCGGCATCTAAAGAGATAGCTCCAATTAAGGCTTCCACCGTATCAGAGAGAATTGAGGGGCGTTGAGCGCCACCACTTTTAATCTCACCAGCACCTAAGAAAAGGCTTACGCCTAAGTCCCATTCACGGGCAACCTCGGCAAGTGTGGTCTCACATACTAGATCTGCTCGAAGCCGACTCAAATCACCTTCGGTGGCTTTTGGCAGCTGTTGATAGAGAGCCTGGGCAATAGTGCAATTTAGAATAGAATCGCCGATGAATTCTAAGCGTTCGTTGTTGGGAGTGCCTACACTACGATGCGACAAGGCCTGCTTTAGCAGGCCTTGGTCCGAAAATTGGTAAGCAATACGCTTCAGCAGCTGATCAATATGCTGCTGTTTGGAACTATCTAGCATTCACTGCGCCTTAATCTCATTCTCAAAACTCAACACCACGTCAATATTATAGAATAGATCAATTCTGACCTCGTAGTTGGCGGTAACGACCAAAATCTCGTCTTCTCTAGCAATCACTAAGGCATTACGTGCCTGAGGCGAAATGTTGTCAATTACCATCGCCTTGCTAATACCTTCGCGAAATTCGGAAAGCGTAGTATCTTCCGTTCTTGAGTCAAATACCTTCTGAACCGATGAAACAAGCAGCGTGTTATCTAGGTAATAAGGCCCGAGCTTAACCGCAAGCATACCGAAAAATACCGCGATAACGATGACCAAACACATTCCATAAAATGACATACCGCGTTGAAAACGCTGCATAGTAACCCCCTAAATATTAGTTAATTGGACCAGCGTTCGAGAAGCTCGGCACACTGAAAAATTCATCCCAATGCATCCATTTATAAACGGCTTTACCAACAATATTGGCTTCTGGAACTGGTCCCCATTCGCGCGAATCACGAGAGTTATCACGGTTATCACCCATCATGAAGTAATGTCCTTCGGGTACCACCGTATTAAAATCTTCGCTATATCGACCTGGCTGAACGTGGCGGAACATCCGATGCGAAACCTCGCCCAGCTGTTCTGTAGTTTCTAACACTCGCGGCTCATTTACTGGGTAACCCATCACAAGTTCTTGCGGCTGTAGTTCGCCATTAACGTATAACATCCCCTGCTTTACCTGAACACGATCGCCCGGCAAACCAATTACTCGCTTAATAAAATAGCGCGGATCATTCGGCGGAAAAAACACCATGACATCGCCACGCTGCGGGCTATTCATTTCTATCAATGTAGAGTTTACGATGGGCAAACGGATGCCATAATCGAACTTGTTCACTAGGATGAAGTCGCCTACATCAAGAGTAGGTTCCATAGACGAACTTGGAATTTGGAAAGGCTCGTATAGGAACGAACGCAATACAAACACAAAAGCTAGTACTGGGAACACTGATTTAGAAATATCAATCAGCGCTGGATCCGGATTATTGCCGCGGTTCTTGGCGAGAAATAGCTTATCAATCAGCGCAATGAGCCCTGTCACGGCAACTGCCGAGGCAAAAATCAGGGGTAAATCTAAATCCATAGTTCTATCCTAGTTATGTTATTTTTATTGTGACTTAGCTATCAATCTTCAATACAGCAAGGAACGCTTCCTGAGGAATCTCTACGTTACCCACCTGCTTCATGCGTTTCTTACCAGCTTTCTGCTTCTCTAACAGCTTTTTCTTTCGACTGGCGTCGCCGCCGTAGCATTTCGCCGTTACATTTTTACGCAGCGCCTTCACGTTAGTACGGGCGATAATCTGCCCACCTAGTGCCGCCTGAATGGCCACATCAAACATCTGGCGTGGAATCAATTCTTTCATCTTTTCACACAATGCACGACCGCGTGGGGCAGCAAAATCACGGTGCACAATCAGCGCTAGTGCGTCAACCCGATCACCGTTAATCAAGACATCAAGTCGAGCTAGCTTAGCCGCTTCGAAATGATCAAATTGGTAGTCCAGTGAGGCGAAACCGCGTGACACAGACTTAACTCGGTCAAAGAAATCCATGACAACTTCGTTCATGGGCAGGTAGTAGCTCAATTGAACC
This window of the uncultured Umboniibacter sp. genome carries:
- the era gene encoding GTPase Era; translation: MSENQSRCGFIAIVGRPNVGKSTLLNRILGQKLAITSRKPQTTRHRMLGIHTEADTQYVFVDTPGLHNSKGRALNDYMNKEATDSLRDVDAIIFVIDRLRWTEDDEAVLKLVQRTKTPVVVAINKVERLENKNEVFPYIEELQTKGEFADIVPISALQGTQVESLLTAIEKHIPESPHFFEDDQITDKSSRFLASEIVREKVTRQLGDELPYQMTVEIESFTDKGNVLDIHAVILVERDGQKRIVVGKQGSRIKLIGQEARLDMERLFDRKIMLHTFVKVRSGWSDDARALKSLGYDSD
- the rnc gene encoding ribonuclease III; its protein translation is MLDSSKQQHIDQLLKRIAYQFSDQGLLKQALSHRSVGTPNNERLEFIGDSILNCTIAQALYQQLPKATEGDLSRLRADLVCETTLAEVAREWDLGVSLFLGAGEIKSGGAQRPSILSDTVEALIGAISLDADMATAQASVLRWYESRLATLKVGKPKKDAKTELQEAVQKKQVALPVYQVESIDGADHNQTFKVRCDIPNLLSEVFGEGTSRRKAEQAAAAKALQLLRQK
- a CDS encoding DUF4845 domain-containing protein, with protein sequence MQRFQRGMSFYGMCLVIVIAVFFGMLAVKLGPYYLDNTLLVSSVQKVFDSRTEDTTLSEFREGISKAMVIDNISPQARNALVIAREDEILVVTANYEVRIDLFYNIDVVLSFENEIKAQ
- the lepB gene encoding signal peptidase I, which gives rise to MDLDLPLIFASAVAVTGLIALIDKLFLAKNRGNNPDPALIDISKSVFPVLAFVFVLRSFLYEPFQIPSSSMEPTLDVGDFILVNKFDYGIRLPIVNSTLIEMNSPQRGDVMVFFPPNDPRYFIKRVIGLPGDRVQVKQGMLYVNGELQPQELVMGYPVNEPRVLETTEQLGEVSHRMFRHVQPGRYSEDFNTVVPEGHYFMMGDNRDNSRDSREWGPVPEANIVGKAVYKWMHWDEFFSVPSFSNAGPIN